From Danio aesculapii chromosome 18, fDanAes4.1, whole genome shotgun sequence, a single genomic window includes:
- the LOC130245886 gene encoding protein PIGBOS1, with amino-acid sequence MLGRRIPFNQIAFATLVGVIGGVYIYRPMFEPLRKPAAEELKPDPEELRAETAGQNKDTGAPETHTHTD; translated from the coding sequence ATGTTGGGCAGGCGGATTCCCTTTAATCAGATTGCGTTTGCAACGCTGGTTGGAGTGATAGGAGGTGTGTATATTTACAGACCTATGTTTGAACCTCTCAGAAAACCTGCAGCTGAGGAACTCAAGCCTGATCCAGAAGAGCTGAGAGCAGAAACTGCAGGACAGAATAAGGACACTGGAgctccagaaacacacacacacacagactga